A stretch of Synechococcus sp. MIT S9220 DNA encodes these proteins:
- the rpsP gene encoding 30S ribosomal protein S16, with protein sequence MIKLRLKRFGKKREASFRLVACNSTSRRDGRPLQELGYYNPRTKETRLDAEALRERLSQGAQPTDVVRTLLEKGGLIEKKVRPAEVVGKAKQALKREADAKQASKDAAEAKAAAEAEAKAAAEESAGDDAASAEG encoded by the coding sequence ATGATCAAGCTCCGCCTGAAGCGGTTCGGTAAGAAGCGGGAAGCAAGCTTCCGCCTCGTGGCCTGCAACAGCACTTCGCGCCGTGATGGTCGTCCTCTGCAGGAGCTGGGGTATTACAACCCCCGCACCAAAGAGACCCGTCTTGATGCTGAAGCACTGCGTGAGCGTCTGAGCCAGGGCGCTCAGCCCACCGATGTTGTCCGCACCCTGCTTGAGAAGGGTGGTTTGATCGAGAAGAAGGTTCGTCCTGCAGAAGTGGTCGGTAAGGCCAAGCAGGCTCTCAAGCGTGAAGCTGATGCCAAGCAGGCGTCCAAGGATGCTGCTGAAGCCAAGGCCGCAGCTGAAGCTGAAGCTAAGGCTGCCGCTGAGGAATCTGCTGGCGATGACGCCGCTAGTGCTGAAGGCTGA
- a CDS encoding PhoH family protein produces MSEATSPGRFVFDLPHTEAALALAGGPSSQTLRQLEALTGTTLVLRGLQLEISGRPSQLERTAAVVELLRKFWEEGETISPVDLQTALQALDTGRNHEHEAMGQQVLARNQRGSLLRPRTLRQKAYVESMERHDLTFALGPAGTGKTFLATVLAVRMLTERKVERLVLTRPAVEAGERLGFLPGDLQQKVDPYLRPLYDALHMLLGQEKTAALLEKGVIEVAPLAYMRGRTLAESFVILDEAQNTTPAQMRMVLTRLGERSRMVVTGDITQVDLPPGQLSGLVEASEVLDGVDGVAVCRLTSADVVRHPLVQRVVDAYARRDKSHPRRDAKPTRRSMGRSAPG; encoded by the coding sequence ATGTCCGAAGCAACCTCACCTGGTCGCTTCGTCTTTGATCTCCCGCACACGGAAGCCGCGCTTGCACTAGCAGGTGGACCTTCCTCTCAAACCCTGCGTCAACTCGAGGCTCTGACGGGGACCACTTTGGTTCTGCGTGGTCTTCAGCTCGAGATCAGTGGCCGGCCCAGTCAGCTTGAGCGCACAGCCGCTGTTGTTGAGCTGTTGCGCAAGTTTTGGGAAGAGGGTGAAACCATTTCACCTGTTGATCTTCAGACTGCGCTTCAGGCGCTAGATACTGGCCGTAACCATGAGCACGAAGCCATGGGTCAGCAGGTTCTGGCGCGCAATCAGCGCGGCAGTCTGCTGCGCCCGCGCACCCTGCGTCAGAAGGCGTATGTGGAGTCGATGGAGCGTCACGATCTCACTTTTGCGCTCGGTCCTGCCGGCACTGGTAAAACATTTTTGGCCACCGTTTTGGCCGTCCGCATGCTCACTGAGCGCAAGGTGGAGCGGCTGGTGCTGACCAGGCCTGCCGTTGAGGCGGGGGAGCGACTGGGGTTTTTGCCTGGTGATCTTCAGCAGAAAGTCGATCCCTATCTGCGACCGCTCTACGACGCCCTGCACATGTTGCTGGGCCAGGAGAAAACAGCAGCACTCCTTGAGAAGGGGGTGATTGAGGTGGCACCACTCGCCTATATGCGTGGCCGAACCCTGGCGGAATCCTTCGTGATCCTTGATGAGGCTCAGAACACCACGCCGGCACAGATGCGCATGGTGCTGACCCGTTTGGGAGAGCGTTCCCGCATGGTGGTGACTGGAGACATCACCCAGGTGGACCTGCCACCAGGCCAGCTCAGCGGTTTGGTGGAAGCGTCGGAGGTGCTGGATGGGGTCGACGGTGTGGCTGTCTGCCGTTTGACATCGGCTGATGTGGTCCGTCATCCGCTGGTGCAGCGCGTGGTGGATGCCTATGCACGGCGCGATAAGAGCCATCCGCGTCGCGATGCCAAACCGACGCGCCGTTCGATGGGGAGATCCGCACCGGGCTAA
- a CDS encoding Bax inhibitor-1 family protein: MPASSNFQNAIREAQSSALVGPNVVNKALPYVGGGMVLTALGVLGGLSMQPMPSLGQAGSPLFFPLFIAAFIGEIVLFFMASSAANNANNAKALPLLAAFSLLTGFTLSGIVGLAYQVAGMGSIATAVIATGLTFVIASVVGKKMSDSVGQALSGVVGLGLIGLIIAMVVQFIGGFFAPEMFQQGTFELMIAGFGTVLFVGMAFVDFYTMPRTYNDDQYLAGALGMYLTYINLFVFILRLIIALQGGGRRD, encoded by the coding sequence ATGCCAGCCAGCAGCAACTTTCAAAACGCCATCCGCGAGGCGCAATCCAGCGCTCTGGTAGGCCCCAACGTGGTGAACAAAGCCCTCCCTTACGTGGGGGGTGGCATGGTTTTGACGGCTCTAGGGGTTCTTGGCGGGCTCTCGATGCAGCCCATGCCTTCCCTGGGTCAGGCAGGCAGCCCTCTGTTTTTTCCTTTGTTCATTGCTGCCTTTATCGGAGAGATTGTTCTCTTCTTCATGGCAAGTAGTGCAGCGAACAATGCCAACAACGCCAAAGCACTGCCGTTGCTCGCCGCCTTCAGTTTGCTGACTGGCTTCACCCTCAGTGGAATTGTTGGACTTGCCTATCAAGTGGCGGGCATGGGTTCCATTGCCACTGCTGTGATCGCAACAGGCCTGACTTTTGTGATTGCTTCGGTTGTCGGCAAAAAAATGAGCGACAGCGTCGGGCAGGCTCTGTCCGGCGTGGTTGGTCTTGGCTTGATTGGCTTGATCATTGCCATGGTGGTGCAATTCATCGGTGGATTCTTTGCGCCGGAGATGTTCCAGCAAGGCACGTTCGAATTGATGATTGCCGGCTTTGGAACAGTCCTGTTTGTGGGCATGGCGTTCGTGGATTTCTACACAATGCCTCGCACTTACAACGACGATCAGTATTTGGCCGGTGCTCTGGGGATGTATCTGACCTACATCAACCTGTTCGTCTTCATCTTGCGCCTGATCATTGCTCTTCAGGGCGGCGGCCGCCGCGACTGA
- a CDS encoding sugar porter family MFS transporter: MQHRTADDQQRVFTILSLAITAALGGFLFGYDTAVINGAVTAIEATFQTSPSALGLTVSSALLGSAAGALGAGWLADRFGRRPSMVLAAVLFILSAVGSALSPRLVDLVVWRVVGGVAVGFASVLAPAYIAEVSPAAMRGRTGSLQQLAIVLGIFISLLFNYLIVLVTSDQEPTSLVGPMAAWRWMLMAEVVPALLYGFLVLRIPESPRYLVQIGDLDQARAVIRRTIGEPTQKVVDRIQASQLKGGGGSIRDLFSRRSGLLSIVWTGVLLAVFQQLVGINVIFYYSSELWQSVGFSTTDSLSVTVVTAVTNVVTTFLAIATIDRLGRRPLLLLGSVVITVSLGLMSWTFSGAPLVDGMPQLTGVPSLVALISANVFVFAFGFSWGPVMWVLLGEMFNNRIRAMALGLSATVNWLTNFLISTTFPMLLKSSGPALAYGLYATAGAVSFFFVLFLVKETRGKELEEMA; encoded by the coding sequence ATGCAACATCGCACTGCAGACGATCAACAGCGGGTTTTCACAATCCTGAGTCTTGCGATCACTGCCGCACTGGGTGGTTTCCTGTTCGGCTATGACACCGCGGTGATCAATGGTGCGGTGACCGCCATTGAGGCCACGTTTCAGACCTCTCCCTCTGCGCTGGGACTGACGGTGTCTTCGGCCCTGCTGGGGTCTGCAGCTGGAGCCTTGGGGGCCGGATGGCTGGCTGATCGTTTCGGACGTCGACCCAGCATGGTGCTCGCAGCCGTGCTGTTCATCCTCAGTGCCGTCGGTTCGGCTCTGTCGCCACGGCTGGTGGACCTGGTGGTCTGGCGAGTGGTTGGTGGAGTTGCCGTGGGCTTCGCCAGTGTGCTCGCTCCGGCCTATATCGCTGAGGTCTCTCCAGCGGCGATGCGCGGACGCACCGGATCTCTCCAGCAGCTGGCAATTGTGCTCGGCATCTTTATCTCGCTGCTGTTCAACTATCTGATCGTGTTGGTCACATCTGACCAGGAGCCCACATCGCTTGTGGGCCCGATGGCGGCCTGGCGCTGGATGTTGATGGCGGAGGTGGTTCCGGCTCTGCTGTATGGCTTTTTGGTTTTGAGGATTCCTGAAAGCCCTCGCTATTTGGTGCAGATCGGCGATCTGGATCAAGCCAGAGCAGTGATTCGCCGCACGATCGGTGAACCCACTCAAAAGGTGGTTGATCGCATTCAGGCCAGTCAACTCAAAGGTGGCGGCGGCTCGATTAGGGATCTGTTCAGCCGTCGATCCGGACTGCTGTCGATTGTGTGGACCGGCGTTCTGTTGGCGGTCTTCCAGCAGTTGGTTGGGATCAATGTGATCTTCTACTACTCCAGTGAGCTTTGGCAGTCGGTTGGCTTCAGCACGACCGACAGCCTCAGCGTCACCGTGGTCACCGCGGTGACAAATGTGGTGACCACGTTTCTGGCGATCGCCACCATTGACCGCCTCGGTCGACGGCCGCTGCTGCTGCTGGGGTCGGTGGTCATCACGGTCAGCTTGGGGTTGATGAGCTGGACGTTCTCTGGAGCCCCTCTCGTGGATGGAATGCCTCAGTTGACAGGAGTTCCATCCCTGGTCGCGCTGATTTCAGCCAATGTGTTCGTGTTTGCCTTTGGATTCTCCTGGGGACCTGTGATGTGGGTCCTGCTGGGTGAGATGTTCAACAACCGCATCAGAGCCATGGCGCTGGGGTTGTCGGCCACGGTGAACTGGCTGACCAACTTCCTGATTTCCACCACGTTCCCGATGCTGTTGAAATCTTCGGGTCCAGCGCTCGCCTACGGCCTCTATGCCACAGCCGGTGCCGTCTCGTTCTTCTTCGTGCTGTTTTTGGTGAAGGAAACCCGTGGCAAGGAACTGGAGGAGATGGCCTGA
- the era gene encoding GTPase Era: MDAASTSLSDGYRSGFVALIGRPNVGKSTLVNQLVGDKVAITSPVAQTTRNRLRAILTTPAAQLILVDTPGIHKPHHLLGERLVQSARSAIGEVDQVLLLLEGCEPPGRGDAFIVNLLRQQRLPVQVVLNKWDMVPVDRKPEADAAYRELLGETEWPLHHCSALNGAGCPELVSAVSALMPEGPQLYPAEMVSDQPEKLLMAELIREQVLMNTREEVPHSVAVSIDRVEDMPARGKGKARTAVLATVLVERKSQKGILIGKGGAMLKTIGQGARLQMQNLIDGPVYLELFVKVVPDWRSKPQRLAELGYAEERI, translated from the coding sequence ATGGATGCAGCTTCAACGTCGTTGTCTGACGGCTACCGCTCGGGCTTTGTCGCCCTGATCGGACGCCCCAATGTGGGCAAGTCAACGCTGGTGAATCAACTGGTGGGCGACAAGGTGGCGATCACCTCTCCGGTGGCCCAGACCACACGCAATCGCCTCAGAGCGATTCTCACCACGCCAGCTGCTCAGCTGATCCTTGTTGATACTCCAGGCATTCACAAGCCGCATCACCTGCTGGGGGAGCGTCTGGTTCAGAGCGCGCGCTCTGCGATTGGGGAAGTGGATCAGGTGTTGCTGCTGCTCGAGGGCTGCGAACCGCCCGGCCGTGGTGACGCTTTCATCGTCAATCTTCTGCGTCAGCAGCGCTTACCGGTGCAGGTGGTGCTCAATAAATGGGACATGGTCCCGGTCGATCGCAAGCCCGAGGCTGATGCGGCCTATCGCGAACTGCTGGGGGAGACCGAATGGCCTCTGCACCATTGCTCAGCCCTGAACGGTGCCGGCTGCCCGGAGCTTGTGAGCGCAGTCAGTGCTCTGATGCCCGAAGGGCCTCAGCTGTATCCAGCCGAGATGGTGAGTGATCAGCCCGAAAAGCTGCTGATGGCTGAGTTGATTCGCGAACAGGTGCTGATGAATACCCGCGAAGAGGTGCCTCATAGCGTGGCGGTGAGCATCGATCGGGTGGAGGACATGCCGGCGAGGGGTAAAGGGAAAGCTCGCACCGCCGTTTTGGCCACCGTGCTGGTGGAGCGCAAGAGCCAGAAGGGCATCCTGATCGGCAAAGGCGGAGCCATGCTCAAGACCATCGGTCAAGGTGCTCGCCTGCAGATGCAGAACCTGATCGATGGTCCCGTGTATCTAGAGCTGTTTGTGAAGGTGGTGCCTGACTGGCGCAGTAAGCCTCAGCGACTGGCAGAGCTCGGCTATGCCGAAGAGCGCATCTGA
- a CDS encoding phycobiliprotein lyase, protein MPKSASDGWPSCWICSLPCEDGLMDETAFPPADLKAFLALCVGSWMSLRSRFDLGGSEDDWHTSDRGEVTVSLSDQVAESVLSVQSADGAASELRFASDGDLVVMAQGEERSGRWQLRDDASLELELKDGDSAATVLERIWFIKPNLRLRSTTAIATDGTPLQARFCSEIRRVSSPQA, encoded by the coding sequence ATGCCGAAGAGCGCATCTGATGGATGGCCGAGCTGCTGGATCTGTTCCCTTCCCTGCGAAGATGGCTTGATGGATGAGACCGCTTTCCCTCCAGCTGATCTGAAGGCGTTCCTCGCACTGTGCGTGGGGTCCTGGATGAGCCTGCGCAGCCGCTTTGACCTCGGTGGCTCCGAGGATGACTGGCATACCAGTGACCGGGGTGAGGTGACCGTGAGCCTCAGTGATCAGGTCGCTGAGTCGGTCCTGTCGGTGCAGTCTGCGGATGGAGCCGCCAGCGAACTTCGCTTTGCCAGCGATGGTGATCTCGTGGTGATGGCTCAAGGGGAAGAGCGCAGCGGCCGCTGGCAGCTGCGTGACGATGCCAGCCTTGAACTGGAACTCAAAGATGGCGACTCGGCGGCCACCGTGCTGGAGCGCATCTGGTTCATTAAGCCCAATCTGCGCCTGCGCAGCACCACGGCCATCGCCACGGATGGAACCCCTCTTCAGGCGCGCTTTTGCTCCGAGATCCGGCGCGTGTCATCTCCTCAGGCCTGA
- the trmD gene encoding tRNA (guanosine(37)-N1)-methyltransferase TrmD has product MTPYRLDVISLAPQAFAPLEELGVIGRAFAAGRAELYLHNPRDHATDRYRKVDDEPYGGGAGMVLKPEPVFAAFESIPLSPRRRVLLMTPQGRPLAQADLQRWAENHDQLVLLCGHYEGFDERIRSLADEEVSLGDFVLTGGELPAMTVINGVVRLLPGTVGTAASLVEESHSDLLLEHPHYTRPADFRGMTVPDVLRSGDHGAIARWRQQQREQRTADRRPDLLDRWNRRSNAENDSDGTT; this is encoded by the coding sequence GTGACGCCCTATCGCCTGGATGTGATCAGCCTCGCGCCCCAGGCGTTTGCGCCGCTTGAGGAGCTTGGCGTGATCGGTAGAGCCTTCGCTGCTGGACGGGCCGAGCTGTATCTGCACAATCCTCGCGATCACGCCACGGATCGCTACCGCAAGGTTGACGATGAGCCCTATGGCGGTGGTGCGGGCATGGTTCTCAAGCCGGAGCCGGTGTTCGCTGCCTTCGAATCGATTCCGCTGAGCCCTAGGCGCAGGGTGCTGTTGATGACGCCTCAGGGCAGGCCTTTGGCACAGGCAGATCTTCAACGCTGGGCTGAGAATCATGACCAGTTGGTGCTGCTGTGCGGTCACTACGAAGGCTTTGACGAACGCATTCGCTCGCTGGCTGATGAGGAGGTGTCGCTTGGCGATTTCGTGCTCACCGGTGGGGAGCTGCCAGCCATGACGGTCATCAATGGCGTGGTGCGTTTATTACCCGGCACTGTGGGAACGGCGGCCTCGTTGGTGGAGGAAAGCCATAGCGACCTCTTGCTGGAACATCCGCATTACACCCGTCCTGCCGACTTTCGGGGGATGACCGTGCCTGATGTGCTGCGCAGCGGAGACCATGGCGCCATTGCCCGATGGCGCCAGCAGCAACGTGAACAGCGCACCGCTGATCGACGCCCTGATCTGCTGGATCGTTGGAACCGACGCTCCAACGCCGAGAATGACAGCGACGGCACGACCTGA
- the ispF gene encoding 2-C-methyl-D-erythritol 2,4-cyclodiphosphate synthase gives MNLRIGNGYDTHRLVEGRPLILGGQRLEHPDGLGLDGHSDADVLVHAVMDALLGALSLGDIGKYFPPTDPRWKGADSLVLLEQVVALVNDRGWQIVNVDSVVIAERPKLKPHIEAMRGAIALRMGLDPDQVGVKATTNERLGPEGREEGMSCHAVALLTRP, from the coding sequence ATGAACCTCCGCATTGGCAATGGCTACGACACGCACCGGTTGGTGGAGGGGCGTCCATTGATCCTGGGTGGTCAGCGCCTGGAGCATCCCGATGGCCTGGGGCTGGATGGTCATAGCGATGCCGATGTGCTCGTCCATGCCGTGATGGATGCGCTGCTCGGAGCGCTGTCGCTCGGCGATATCGGCAAGTATTTCCCTCCCACTGATCCCCGCTGGAAGGGTGCTGACAGCTTGGTGTTGCTGGAGCAGGTCGTGGCCCTGGTGAACGATCGGGGTTGGCAGATTGTGAATGTGGATTCCGTTGTGATTGCCGAACGGCCCAAGCTCAAGCCACACATCGAGGCCATGCGCGGGGCGATTGCCCTGCGCATGGGTCTGGACCCCGATCAGGTGGGTGTGAAGGCGACCACGAACGAGCGGCTTGGTCCCGAGGGTCGGGAAGAGGGGATGTCATGCCATGCCGTCGCGCTGCTGACCAGGCCATGA
- a CDS encoding TIGR03792 family protein has protein sequence MPCRRAADQAMTLQQLSRDLFTVVASFLAALLLFSGHPDVSLAAFSDPDGSYDVAVIEHLRIQVPSQGRKAWLDAERGSWEPWLAGQDGFIGRDLLWDPETEEGTLLIRWSSREAWKEIPEREVEAVQERFEQLARQATGQKEGNPFPLVFEGELLPP, from the coding sequence ATGCCATGCCGTCGCGCTGCTGACCAGGCCATGACCCTGCAGCAACTCAGCAGAGATCTCTTTACCGTGGTTGCTTCCTTTCTGGCGGCATTACTCCTGTTTTCCGGTCATCCCGATGTCAGCCTCGCCGCCTTTTCAGACCCCGATGGCAGCTACGACGTTGCCGTGATCGAGCATCTGCGGATCCAGGTTCCAAGTCAGGGTCGCAAAGCCTGGCTGGATGCGGAACGCGGGAGCTGGGAGCCCTGGCTGGCTGGTCAGGATGGGTTTATTGGTCGTGATCTGCTTTGGGATCCAGAGACCGAAGAAGGCACCTTGCTGATTCGCTGGAGCAGTCGTGAAGCCTGGAAAGAGATCCCGGAGCGTGAAGTGGAAGCCGTTCAGGAACGTTTTGAGCAGCTTGCCCGCCAAGCCACCGGTCAGAAAGAGGGCAATCCTTTCCCGCTGGTGTTTGAAGGCGAGTTGTTGCCGCCGTGA
- the larB gene encoding nickel pincer cofactor biosynthesis protein LarB — MTAQDSRLDLERRRRLGMVEAVWGEHKSVDQIVAILLAMQAAGELALVTRVDADKAAAVQQRWPDVQVHGQAACLTLGELPEIRQAAQVAVLSGGTSDRRVAEEASLALSVHGVSTACFLDVGVAGLHRLLDVLPELTAMSVLIACAGMEGALPTVLAGLVPQPVIGVPVSVGYGVSSGGRAALDGMLASCAPGLSVVNIDNGYGAAMAALRILKGAAV, encoded by the coding sequence GTGACCGCTCAGGATTCACGCCTCGACCTCGAGCGTCGTCGTCGGCTTGGGATGGTCGAAGCCGTTTGGGGTGAACACAAGAGTGTTGATCAAATCGTGGCGATCCTGCTGGCGATGCAGGCTGCCGGTGAGCTCGCTCTGGTGACCAGGGTGGATGCAGACAAAGCGGCTGCGGTTCAGCAACGCTGGCCTGATGTTCAGGTTCATGGACAGGCGGCCTGTCTCACCCTCGGTGAACTTCCAGAGATTCGGCAAGCCGCGCAGGTGGCGGTGTTGAGTGGCGGGACCAGTGATCGTCGTGTGGCGGAGGAAGCATCTCTGGCTCTGAGCGTTCATGGGGTTTCCACCGCCTGCTTCCTGGATGTGGGGGTTGCTGGTCTTCACCGTCTGCTGGATGTGCTGCCAGAGCTCACAGCGATGTCGGTGCTGATTGCCTGTGCCGGTATGGAGGGCGCTCTGCCAACGGTGCTGGCCGGTCTGGTCCCTCAGCCGGTTATCGGTGTACCGGTGTCTGTGGGCTATGGGGTCAGCTCTGGAGGCCGGGCTGCACTCGATGGCATGCTCGCCAGCTGCGCTCCGGGACTCAGCGTCGTGAACATCGACAACGGCTATGGCGCTGCCATGGCTGCCCTGCGCATCCTCAAGGGTGCGGCTGTCTAG
- a CDS encoding DUF1517 domain-containing protein has product MGQLPNRSALVQLRRWLSGLMVPVLMMGLLVFHPLPSDAARGGRIGGGSFRAPSMPRTGGYRGGGMGGGMRGGYNRGYGGGIGFPFIIPFFGFGGGGLLGFMVLMAFVGVLVNAFRGAGAGAGSPAMGGYERPREMAMGPVSLLQLQIGLLASAKDLQSDLRQLANSADTSNSSGLQRVLQDTTLALLRQPDLWVYANVESGSVPFNAAESTFNRLSMTERSKLREELTTNVGGVQSAGSDLTARGDADATSEFIVVTVLVASRSVVKLKQADNGEQLRESLRILGSTASSDLMALEVIWQPDGVGDVLSADELVTAYPNLQHL; this is encoded by the coding sequence TTGGGCCAATTGCCGAATCGTTCCGCCCTGGTTCAGCTGCGACGCTGGCTTTCCGGCCTGATGGTGCCGGTGCTGATGATGGGGCTGCTGGTCTTCCACCCGCTGCCGAGTGACGCGGCACGAGGCGGTCGAATCGGCGGCGGCAGTTTCCGAGCACCCTCCATGCCTCGCACCGGTGGTTACCGCGGCGGCGGGATGGGAGGTGGCATGCGAGGCGGCTACAACCGCGGCTACGGCGGTGGCATTGGATTTCCCTTCATCATTCCGTTCTTCGGATTCGGTGGCGGCGGCCTCCTGGGCTTCATGGTGCTGATGGCATTTGTCGGAGTGCTTGTGAATGCCTTCCGTGGCGCTGGGGCAGGTGCTGGGAGTCCGGCGATGGGCGGCTACGAGCGTCCCCGTGAGATGGCGATGGGCCCGGTGTCTCTGCTGCAACTCCAGATCGGTTTGCTGGCCAGCGCCAAGGATCTGCAGAGCGACCTACGCCAACTCGCCAACAGCGCCGACACCAGCAACTCCAGTGGTCTGCAGCGGGTGCTGCAGGACACGACCTTGGCACTGCTGCGTCAACCCGATTTGTGGGTCTACGCCAACGTGGAATCAGGCAGCGTGCCCTTCAATGCGGCCGAATCCACCTTCAACCGACTGTCGATGACAGAGCGCAGCAAATTGCGCGAAGAACTGACCACCAATGTGGGTGGAGTTCAATCGGCTGGCAGCGACCTCACGGCGCGCGGTGATGCCGACGCCACCAGTGAATTCATTGTGGTCACCGTTTTGGTGGCCAGCCGCAGCGTGGTCAAGCTCAAACAGGCCGACAACGGCGAACAGTTGCGGGAATCGTTGCGCATCCTTGGTTCCACGGCCTCTAGCGACCTGATGGCACTTGAGGTGATCTGGCAGCCAGACGGCGTTGGCGATGTTCTCAGCGCCGATGAGCTGGTCACGGCTTATCCGAATCTCCAACACCTCTGA
- the thiS gene encoding sulfur carrier protein ThiS, whose product MQLTVNGEQHQLKAGVKRLDQVVEALGHHPKLVVVEFNGLILTPDRWAEQQVKDGDSLEIVTIVGGGS is encoded by the coding sequence ATGCAGCTCACGGTGAACGGCGAACAGCATCAGCTCAAAGCAGGTGTCAAACGATTGGATCAAGTGGTTGAAGCGCTCGGCCATCACCCCAAATTGGTGGTGGTGGAATTCAACGGTCTGATCCTCACCCCAGATCGCTGGGCCGAGCAGCAGGTCAAGGACGGTGACAGCCTCGAGATCGTCACCATCGTTGGCGGGGGTTCCTAG
- a CDS encoding thiamine phosphate synthase yields the protein MEWMPIAPCTDTRIARLIDANLDRAREGLRVIEDWCRFGLDRQDLVVPLKDWRQQLGQLHADCYRQARSTATDTAAGLTHPAQQSRTDSTQVLKANASRVQEALRVIEEFARTGDSELAQTAANVRYALYDHEVRILEACGLHQRHQRLERSRLCLITDPGNSEASGAMVHQVELALQAGVSLVQYRRKQGADAVRLQEARQLAELCEAHQALLIINDRIDLALLVNADGVHLGQEDLPHAEARQLMGPDKLIGRSTHRLEQLLEAQQDGADYLGVGPVYATATKADRTPAGLDWVRQAEHSAKVPWFAIGGINSANVSDVVAAGASRVAVVSAIMGADDPAAASRQLLQLLS from the coding sequence ATGGAATGGATGCCCATCGCCCCTTGCACTGACACGCGTATTGCCAGGCTGATCGATGCCAACCTCGACCGCGCCCGTGAGGGGCTGCGGGTGATCGAGGACTGGTGTCGCTTCGGGCTGGACCGACAAGACCTGGTGGTCCCCCTCAAAGACTGGCGACAGCAGCTGGGACAGCTGCACGCGGACTGTTACAGGCAAGCCCGTTCCACGGCGACCGATACCGCTGCGGGGCTCACTCATCCCGCTCAGCAGAGCCGCACCGACAGCACCCAGGTGTTGAAAGCCAATGCCAGCAGAGTGCAAGAAGCCTTGCGGGTGATTGAAGAATTCGCGCGCACCGGTGATTCCGAGCTGGCCCAGACAGCTGCAAACGTTCGTTATGCGCTTTACGACCATGAGGTGCGCATCCTGGAGGCCTGCGGGCTGCACCAACGGCATCAGCGCCTGGAACGCTCACGCCTCTGCCTGATCACCGATCCCGGGAACAGCGAGGCAAGCGGTGCGATGGTCCATCAGGTGGAACTGGCGCTGCAAGCAGGCGTCTCACTCGTGCAGTACCGGCGCAAGCAGGGAGCTGATGCAGTGCGACTGCAGGAAGCACGTCAGCTTGCCGAGCTGTGTGAGGCACACCAAGCACTGCTGATCATCAACGACCGCATTGATCTGGCCTTGCTCGTGAATGCTGACGGGGTGCATCTCGGCCAGGAAGACCTCCCCCATGCAGAGGCTCGGCAGCTGATGGGGCCCGACAAGCTGATCGGCCGCAGCACCCATCGGCTCGAACAACTCCTGGAAGCTCAGCAGGACGGTGCGGACTATCTGGGGGTGGGGCCGGTCTATGCCACCGCCACCAAGGCGGATCGGACTCCAGCCGGTCTGGATTGGGTGCGACAAGCCGAGCATTCAGCAAAGGTGCCCTGGTTCGCCATCGGCGGCATCAACAGCGCCAACGTTTCAGATGTTGTGGCTGCGGGCGCATCGCGTGTGGCTGTGGTGAGCGCGATCATGGGAGCCGATGACCCAGCTGCTGCCAGTCGCCAACTGCTGCAACTGCTCAGCTGA